One Antedon mediterranea chromosome 1, ecAntMedi1.1, whole genome shotgun sequence genomic window, AGTGTGACGTTTTCAAGAATTTACATGTGAATACGACTTTCTGCATTCACGACATGAAatgcaattatatttataagGTAGGGAGGCTCGACACATCCTTCAAGCCGGCTGTAGAAAacagtaaaacaaacaaacatagcAGAACCTACCACGAGAATCTTCCTCCTATACTCGAATAGTATCCGAAACGAAGAAATGAAATCGTTGGATGGCGCAGCAGTGattgttcaaaaatttgtctCGAGCGCAATCGAATAAATTCCGTTTCGACGGAAATTTATCGGATACCAATCATTCATTTTGGAAGGACAGCTGTTGACGCACGGCGTtaataaagcttggttttcTCACTTTGGttggacgcaatgcaaggatgACGTAACGcgccgcaagtaatttgaccaatcacaattcgACCCAAGTTGTGCCTACGTCATTGTGTTGGGAAGCTTGAAGACAAATCAGAGGCTCAACAaatagtccatgggatttagacttttaactcacacaaattgcaagaaaaggtttttttgatgaaatgtgttctttagaccctactgaacacatttatcaacgttaggacatttttcgacaacgggaagtaacctaatttgcataattaaaaatggccgccataaaATACAGCAATACCTTTCCATGTTTATTAATCGAAAATAGGAATAAAAGCTGCGTACACGCCGAcgcattattttatttacataaatgcaaatttattcaataacatattttatgaaAGTAAAGAGCTATTAAAGAAAAACATTGAAGGTTGTGACATTATACGTTTAACAAACGTTCAATATTCTGTTTATAGTTCAtcacattaataattattatgtagaCCTTGTAGTTACAATTGAAATTTAGTAAGAACATGTGGAATTTTCAGCATGCTGACATACGCCACACATCGAATAACTGAAAATTAAggctaatataaatatgaatattctgaacaatttaggaaaaaaattaaatctttaTGACCAGaagttaccgagatatgaccaaggtcaaaggtcaaaagtggcATTTCTGGCCATTTTGAACGAAAACTTTTCATTATAGTACATAGAAAtgtgcatattctgaacaatttaagacgaCCAAGATCAGACCTCTATGATCAGTCTTTGTCAAGTACCGTTTATATTTAGGATTCTgataaatccaagatggccaccaAAATGGCCCCCATGGGACAAAATTTCGTCTTGGgaacataaaaaaatgttaattatatatattcaggattacaaataattatgtacattaaaaaaataagccCTCCTTCCTACTCTACTATACCGCAAGGGATTCTGGGTGTGATGATCTTCATGACACACATCAGTAGAACTTCCTGGTACACGACAGTATAGTTGAATTATTCTTTTGGgacagttttgttttttaatcgccacaaaaaaacacattgtttatttttagtcACCAAATGTTTATTTGCCATTTTACTATTATAATGCAACGTCATTCATTATTGCTATATATAGTTATACCAGgcatttatttagttttataacTCCATGTTCCATCTCACCAATCCAGTCGTGGAAACGTCTGTGACTTTTATGAGAAGTTAACTAACATTGAAGTAGACTCTATTGAATTATGAAGGCTTATTATTACGCAATCAACTGACCTATAAGTTCTTGCAGTTCAAGTACAATactaactagatttgaactcgccGGGTTATCCACGCAAAGGTAACATAATGCACCACATACATTATTATGAACGCCAAACAATTCGTCACTCGTCACACGAACCGGCGAATCCGCAAAATGTCCATTTCGAGAAAATCGCGATTGTAAAAAAGGCACTTTTTGCACGGTCATTTCTCGCAAGAAAAAAAGCGAATGTCCATTATTTTTGTggtaattatgtaaaaatatatcaaatgaataattttaacgtgtccataaaaaaatatactcaTTAATTAAAGAGTAATCACTTAATTAATACATTCGTCACTTCGTGTGAAGATTATTTACCGCGTATCGCGTAACTAAGCGATATTCGACGCATATTCGTCACTTCGTGTGAACAAGAATCTTACGCAATGACTATGAAATATGCGGTATTCGCCGCGATTGCGTGGTAATGAATAGGCAGTCCCACGTAAACATCTTAGATAGAGCCCTAacgataataatataaagtaaacaaattattcTGTTAAAAATGCAAAAGAACAATCACAAATCAGTTgcaaaatgtaatttatagtAGCCTAACTGATGCACAAACGTCATTTTAGCTATTGTAAATAATGGAAAAACGGAAACATGGttcataattaaatttaattattaatgtatacattatttgATCTCTACATAAGGCAAGGCAATGTTAGATAGTTAGAATAAAcgtttttaattcaatattccCTTAGTAGGCCCTACGGGAAcagttaaaaaataatttagacAGTCCATTGTACAATACGACTTTTTCagcatattaggcctacaataatttAGCCATTCATGGCCAATATAGTATTTATTGAATAACTTTAAATGTGTTATCTGCCTTTTCTAATATCCGTATTAAAAggctaatttaaattatttactaatttaatGTGATACCGTAGCAATGTGGTCTTATTGTAGGGCATATCACAGGATAATGTGCAGACTACCCTATATAGTATACGATAGTATTTAGTATAGCCATGCCCCAAAGATATTTGGTGACTCactgattataataattatatatactgtaacaatctaatttaaaaagcaaaaacaaaaaatataaatactctAACATCAAAATGTATGAATTGTTTGATAAAAATGTGTACACAGAAATGAAAGTTATTATCTTTAGTAGCATTACCCATTAACAATAGAGGTGAAATttgatgtttctttttaataatcatgTTATTTATTctctaaaaaattaaatatttcaaaatatttaagaCTATAacattgatgtaggcctaatcgTTACCGTACCGTTTCGTGTATGTGTTGTCAGTGccataatttaatgtaatgttttgCTAGTGCTCGAGTGAACGTACGAAAGAACAAACATCGAAACGTTGCATTACATTTCctgaaatgtatttatataattagcttactaaataatttatcaataacCACAAAAATCAGTTTTTACTGGGTAAAATACTGTTCAATATTCTTTAATCTATGCTCAATCTAACTTCGCGGGACTGAAAATTGGCCATCAAATAATGGAATGTTCCAGATATGCAATAAACCAATCAGATCACATGCAATTAGTGACGAATTGCATATTCGCCGTTTATTGAGGCGCGTAAACAGTGTGCGTGATGCGCGTTTTACTCACACGAAGTGACGAATCGATATTCGACGCTTCGTGTGACGAATGATTATAATATCACAATATATTcgccaaattataatttaaataattaattattgaaataagatacgcagttgatatttgcatcaattgttctttagaataaatactttcgaaatatacaaaaaaaaatttcgcGCCAAAATGACGATTCGCCGGTTCGTGTGACGAGTGACGAATTATTAGCCATCCTATGAAATGAatcaaatatgtttacagtgttgAATTGTACATATTTTGTGTAATAAGCATAACAGTATATACGTTAGGCCTATACAGTGTAGCAAAGATGAAATTAAGAGAcccaattttagaagataattatctaaataataaaattttaaagAGTTTTAGACACGAAAAGGCGAGATGCGCGCTATTTTAAATGCGGTGAATTTttacgaaagagatgaaaatcTGACGTTTTggattcaactggccatatgatgacgtcatgacaTCAGATTCATCAGATCAGAAACTTTTTATaggaattcatatctacaattcaacagctaccataataagttttaatcatGCGGGTCACTTTTCATTCCGATGAGCTATAAacagattaaaatatactgtaaagaCGAAATTAAGTACCGGTAGGTCACGTTATTctaattttttaatatgatgACGTAATTAACGCATGTGAAAGAGAATTGATTGAGAAAGAACATATTAAAATCTAGGGCGAAATGGGATAAGCATAAGCGCAATGCTCTGTTAAATGGGATTAACTACTAGTACTAAAGCGAaacaaattctattttttaaattcaagtggtgACGTCAGAACATCCGGTAGGTACACATTACATCAATTGATCTACAACTCCTATCAACTtccataatacatttaaaaaattagaaatacATACGTGCAAGAAAGATCTAGACAATAACAAGTGCGGAGAACCAAAACcaataatttttaaagaaattaatttcgtgattttaatattaaaactactTTCTGTATGTAAAATTTAGGTGAACTTTTAGACAATTTGAATAGGAAttgattttaacatttataGGCAATAACTATAACTAATAACTGCCCGTCCGCTCCTGTAATTATTGATTTATAGATTTGACGTATGAGGCAGGGAACATGCCTTCTTTACCATTAAGACGCCCTTTCCACCAATTCTGATCGCTTCTATCGATGACCTCGATGTGTTGACCCTTTAAGAAACTTAGTTCCACTTCCTCCTGTGCCACGAAATCAAATAGAGCTTCTACAATCATCTATTAATATGAGAgaggtaatataaataaaatactataagtaccgtaaacaaattaattgttaCGATACCAATGCAGTTTCACGGTATTTGGGCAGAAATAAATGCATGTAAGCCTATATTTTGTGTTAGTTTAGTCGCAAAAtataaattcacaaaattgtaTCGTCGTACCTCGTTTTCCTGGTGCATGTCTTTCAGATATATGGTTTGTGTTCGGCTAACGGAAGAAGTACGATGAAAATTCACCAACTGGTTCAGAGAGTTGAACTTATAATAGATCTGCAAGAAGTATTTTCCAGCTCCGTCTTGTAAAACCGGAAAATGCTGAACTCCAGTACCAAATCTAAAAAAGATCAGCATTTGTCAGCCGCGtgacaatttatgaaaatacaaaaagtaGACGCGCGCGCGTAGTAGTAGCGTACAAAcgttaataataattcatatatCTATaccagtatattatattattatacatattttgctttaacttttttttaatgaaaaattaaaattacgttATACCAAAGAATATTATCTTTGGTTATACGTTTATTACGATAAAAAGTATGTGAAATTGAAGATAATATTAGATAAAGAACTACAGTAGAAGATCGGAAAGCTGGAAGAAGATAGAGGGCGACATACCAAAACTTGTAATAAtcgaaataaatataaaataatttaaaaatagactTACTTAACAGAAAGAACAATATCTCCCTCGTTTTCCGAAATAAGGAAAGCGCCATCAAATTGCTGGCTTAATGTATCCTCAGCATTCTGTTGAGTTATGTTTCCTTTATACCATCTAATGACAACGAAGAAAATGTATGAATGATTtagattaaagatgtattgtttttttgttgaatattccttTTAATGTCACATTGACCACAATTTGGAccaacaaaattatttatttgaaaaaaactgtaatttaaagcaaaaaatcaagtcaaattggctgccagccaatggatttttgattgaatttaaccgtttattttgtcattttattaaaagttaaaacatttttttttttcgttttttcaaattctgattttattaatggGGCATTTCACAGTATTTCACGGATGGGACATTTTTGAGAATATAACTAGACATCTTAGGAATAAAAAAGAATACAAGATTCAAAGtagaataaatgtatacatatatggccaatgttaattatgaaagtcaaaaaaaaaaagaaaaaagactacaaaaaatgttattatgaaaaTTGTATGCGTCGTCGGATGGGAAAGCAAATGGACATGACTTTTAAGAAGGTTTACGTATTGTAATATTTCTCCTCATTTGAAAGagatttaaaattttgttttgtattattatgttaCCAGATAGTTGATTTAGATGACTGAATgttaattataaaattttaactgaaaatttattaataaatatgatttaggcctaggcctatatttcgtTACGGACGGGACATTACGTCGCGGACAGGACACTTTTGTCCAGGTTAAAAAGTTGTATAAttttgctattaaaaaaaattttaaataagtttttttgCAGCAATGTAatcttttatttacaaatcaaaatataattcaaCCACAGTCTcaagtaaaaatattaaaattcataaatatgaaatattatttataaaattcaaagaaaagcaataattgttaaatgttatcaaaatatttatttacactaATTTCAAAGTTATGCTtgttatattaaacaaaacttCAAGCTATTAACACATTTAGGGCGAATCTTAAAAAATTGCCGTCGGCGTTTGACGTCTTAATTTGTTAGTGGATCCAAGTTGCCTCTGAAATTTTCTGCTATCCTTGCTTGGAtgcttgtaggcctacttctattAAAAT contains:
- the LOC140051882 gene encoding growth factor receptor-bound protein 2-like, with translation MEAIVLFTFLATGVDELSVRKGSIVKVLNPDEDGHWFNAVQGGRDGLIPKNNIQMKAHEWYKGNITQQNAEDTLSQQFDGAFLISENEGDIVLSVKFGTGVQHFPVLQDGAGKYFLQIYYKFNSLNQLVNFHRTSSVSRTQTIYLKDMHQENEMIVEALFDFVAQEEVELSFLKGQHIEVIDRSDQNWWKGRLNGKEGMFPASYVKSINQ